The Microbacterium luteum genome includes a region encoding these proteins:
- a CDS encoding AI-2E family transporter gives MKIHNPFRVAFLATLGVGLGLVLIASIQTLSTILLYVGTALFLSLGLDPVISFLERRRLPRWAAVVVTILGVLALFAGIVLMIVPLIVSQISQLVTAIVRLVERGTFIEDLRSWLQTTFPTLRVDDVFSYVEDWLTTNVTEIGGSIGQGVLAFSGAVLAGLTGAFIVLILTIYFTASTPSLKRAVYQLVPASKRARFIDLSEQITDSVGYYVIGQLSLGVLNGVLSAIFLSIIGAPFPAVLAVVAFLFSIIPLVGTLTGSTIIVLLCLIPGLGGTSTAIIAAVYYLVYMQLEAYVISPRIMGRAVSVPGAVIVIAALAGGSLLGLLGALVAIPVAASILILYRQVLIPRQNER, from the coding sequence GTGAAGATCCATAACCCGTTCCGGGTGGCGTTCCTCGCCACGCTGGGCGTCGGGCTCGGTCTGGTGCTCATCGCCAGCATTCAGACTCTCTCGACCATCCTCCTCTACGTCGGCACCGCGCTGTTCCTCTCGCTGGGTCTGGACCCGGTGATCTCGTTCCTCGAACGGCGGCGGCTGCCCCGCTGGGCGGCGGTGGTGGTGACGATCCTGGGAGTCCTCGCGCTCTTCGCAGGCATCGTCCTCATGATCGTCCCGCTGATCGTGTCGCAGATCTCGCAGCTCGTCACCGCCATCGTGCGACTCGTCGAGCGCGGCACCTTCATCGAGGATCTGCGTTCCTGGCTGCAGACGACCTTCCCCACGCTGAGGGTCGACGACGTGTTCAGCTACGTCGAGGACTGGCTGACGACGAACGTCACCGAGATCGGCGGATCGATCGGTCAAGGCGTCCTCGCCTTCAGCGGAGCCGTTCTGGCCGGACTCACCGGCGCGTTCATCGTGCTCATCCTCACGATCTACTTCACCGCATCGACTCCCAGCCTGAAGCGAGCGGTCTACCAGCTGGTCCCCGCGTCCAAGCGCGCCCGCTTCATCGACCTGTCCGAGCAGATCACCGACTCGGTGGGCTACTACGTGATCGGGCAGCTCTCGCTCGGCGTGCTCAACGGCGTGCTGAGCGCGATCTTCCTGTCGATCATCGGCGCACCTTTCCCGGCCGTGCTCGCCGTCGTCGCGTTCCTCTTCTCGATCATCCCGCTCGTGGGCACCCTCACCGGATCGACCATCATCGTGCTGCTGTGCCTCATTCCGGGACTGGGCGGCACGTCGACGGCGATCATCGCGGCGGTCTACTACCTCGTGTACATGCAGTTGGAGGCGTACGTGATCTCCCCCCGCATCATGGGTCGCGCGGTCTCCGTCCCCGGCGCCGTGATCGTCATCGCCGCCCTCGCCGGCGGTTCCCTCCTCGGACTGCTCGGTGCGCTCGTGGCGATCCCGGTCGCGGCCAGCATCCTCATCCTCTACCGGCAGGTGCTGATCCCCCGTCAGAACGAACGGTGA
- a CDS encoding glycosyl transferase, producing the protein MWAVLAFVLAAVMIGAGIAQRTVFQGPDAQTAQFDVEGDVPYVLIDGGAMTAVSGPQTLRVQGEGELFAAYGRTADLEAWLSDAEYAHVTADDTGTITTSTIAPAVPEPAETEVADEGEGADDAASADDAAAEEAAPGRNPVGSDLWLDEYQQADLLVAPLQLPADMSVLVAADGTEPAPTDLSVSWPIENGTPWAGPLIVGGAILMVIGLILYVLGIRHVRRSRGPRRKGLPLPATEPIDVAVDDPDKGVISSTPSRRAVGRGRRSMIAVPVVAASALVLAGCTADAWPDLAGTPTPSPTASVIVPEGQQSPAVTRPQAERIIERVAATVAEADEARDADLAATRLEGAPLAERETLYTLQEAIEDREGLPAFATTPLEVVLPQATEGWPRTFLAVVNDPEGTAATTMFLSQQDAWSDYKLTSYSYLEADTTLPDLAPVYVGATQVQPDSPFLIMEPQELSTAYADVINNGEDSEYASLFELDEDQFRIGVAADRQKRLDEFNETAESTGELTFSTEPGEEDPTALATLESGAIVAVTIQETDTVKPTDDDAVIKLDNNPTVQTLTGVDESSEGFSTVYVDQLFFYVPGQGSSEKIRLLGYVSNILDAKVIE; encoded by the coding sequence GTGTGGGCCGTGCTGGCGTTCGTCCTCGCCGCGGTGATGATCGGCGCGGGTATCGCGCAGCGCACCGTCTTCCAGGGTCCCGACGCGCAGACCGCGCAGTTCGACGTCGAGGGAGATGTGCCGTACGTGCTCATCGACGGCGGCGCGATGACGGCTGTGTCCGGTCCGCAGACGCTTCGGGTGCAGGGGGAGGGCGAGCTCTTCGCGGCCTACGGCCGCACGGCCGATCTCGAGGCGTGGCTCTCCGACGCCGAGTACGCCCACGTGACCGCCGACGACACCGGCACGATCACGACGTCCACCATCGCCCCCGCCGTCCCGGAGCCGGCAGAGACGGAGGTCGCCGATGAGGGTGAGGGTGCCGACGATGCCGCTTCCGCGGACGACGCCGCCGCCGAAGAGGCAGCGCCCGGGCGCAATCCGGTCGGATCCGACCTCTGGCTCGACGAGTATCAGCAGGCCGACCTCCTCGTGGCGCCGCTGCAGCTTCCCGCGGACATGAGCGTGCTCGTGGCCGCCGACGGAACGGAGCCCGCGCCCACGGATCTCAGCGTGTCGTGGCCGATCGAGAACGGCACGCCGTGGGCCGGCCCTCTCATCGTGGGTGGTGCGATCCTCATGGTCATCGGACTGATCCTGTACGTGCTCGGAATCCGTCACGTGCGCCGGTCGCGCGGACCGCGCCGGAAGGGCCTGCCCCTTCCCGCGACGGAGCCGATCGACGTCGCGGTCGACGACCCCGACAAGGGCGTGATCAGCAGCACCCCGTCCCGGCGCGCCGTGGGGCGTGGTCGGCGCAGCATGATCGCGGTCCCGGTCGTCGCCGCTTCGGCGCTGGTCCTCGCAGGCTGCACGGCCGACGCGTGGCCCGACCTGGCCGGAACACCCACCCCTTCGCCCACCGCTTCGGTCATCGTCCCGGAGGGCCAGCAGTCTCCTGCGGTCACGCGGCCCCAGGCGGAGCGCATCATCGAGCGCGTGGCGGCGACCGTCGCCGAGGCGGACGAGGCCCGAGACGCCGATCTGGCGGCCACGCGGCTCGAGGGTGCACCCCTCGCCGAGCGAGAGACCCTGTACACCCTGCAAGAGGCGATCGAGGACCGTGAGGGGCTGCCGGCCTTCGCCACCACGCCCCTCGAGGTCGTGCTGCCCCAGGCGACCGAAGGCTGGCCCCGCACCTTCCTCGCGGTTGTGAACGATCCCGAGGGCACGGCCGCGACGACGATGTTCCTGAGCCAGCAGGACGCATGGTCGGACTACAAGCTGACCTCGTACTCGTATCTCGAAGCAGACACGACCCTTCCCGACCTGGCGCCCGTGTACGTCGGTGCGACGCAGGTTCAGCCCGATTCGCCGTTCCTCATCATGGAGCCGCAGGAATTGTCGACCGCCTACGCGGATGTGATCAACAACGGCGAAGACAGCGAGTACGCCTCCCTGTTCGAGCTCGATGAGGACCAGTTCCGCATCGGTGTCGCTGCCGACCGGCAGAAGCGGCTCGACGAGTTCAACGAGACGGCCGAATCGACAGGGGAGCTGACCTTCTCGACCGAGCCCGGCGAGGAGGACCCCACAGCGCTGGCCACCCTCGAGAGCGGAGCCATCGTGGCGGTCACCATCCAGGAGACCGACACGGTCAAGCCCACCGACGACGATGCGGTGATCAAGCTCGACAACAATCCCACCGTGCAGACGCTGACCGGTGTGGACGAATCCTCCGAAGGATTCAGTACCGTGTATGTCGACCAGCTGTTCTTCTACGTGCCCGGCCAGGGCTCGAGTGAGAAGATCCGGCTTCTCGGATACGTTTCAAACATTCTCGACGCGAAGGTGATTGAGTGA
- a CDS encoding DivIVA domain-containing protein → MSSAPVSSDSPSPSERTPFPIAQGRTKGYDRAAVDDFLARARGVFEGETGDALTSEDVRRAAFPLTRHGYVIAAVDAALARIEDAFAARERETALADGDVGGWVGATRGTAQEVLDRLTRRKGRRFDRVGALRYGYRIDEVDLVGDKLARYLADGEPVSVEQVRSVAFRMQRGGYREAQVDAVLDAVIEVMLAVR, encoded by the coding sequence ATGAGTTCGGCCCCCGTGTCGTCCGATTCCCCCTCGCCCTCCGAGCGCACGCCCTTCCCGATCGCGCAGGGGCGCACGAAGGGGTATGACCGCGCGGCCGTCGACGACTTCCTCGCTCGTGCACGCGGTGTCTTCGAAGGCGAGACCGGAGACGCGCTGACCTCCGAGGACGTGCGACGCGCGGCCTTCCCCCTGACGCGCCACGGCTACGTCATCGCGGCCGTCGATGCGGCGCTCGCGCGCATCGAAGACGCCTTCGCCGCCCGTGAGCGCGAGACGGCGCTCGCGGACGGTGACGTCGGCGGATGGGTCGGCGCGACGCGCGGAACCGCGCAGGAGGTGCTCGATCGCCTGACGCGACGCAAGGGACGACGCTTCGACCGTGTCGGCGCGCTGCGGTACGGGTACCGCATCGATGAGGTCGATCTGGTGGGGGACAAGCTCGCCCGCTACCTGGCGGACGGCGAACCCGTCTCGGTCGAGCAGGTGCGATCGGTGGCGTTCCGCATGCAGCGCGGCGGGTACCGGGAGGCGCAGGTGGATGCGGTCCTCGACGCGGTCATCGAGGTGATGCTCGCTGTGCGGTGA
- a CDS encoding tetratricopeptide repeat protein produces the protein MRGAVDLSSLRNRPDPAAPRPAGGSASSALVRDVTDATFGEVLELSRTVPVVVDLWADWCGPCKQLSPILEKVVTELGGRIVLAKVDVDANPQLAQGFRAQSIPMVVALLAGQPVPLFQGAVPEQQVREVFAQLLQAAAQNGVTGTITPEDAPDDDVAESEPALPPAHAEAYAAIEAGDYERAARAYEAAITENPGDADAKAGLAQVQLLLRVQGADLQQARAAAADAPTDVDAQLLVADLDVAGGHVDDAFARLLELFSKLAGDDRAPVRARLVELFQVVGDADPRVIRARARLASLLF, from the coding sequence ATGCGCGGTGCCGTCGACCTGTCTTCCCTCCGTAACCGCCCCGACCCCGCCGCGCCCCGACCGGCCGGCGGGTCGGCTTCGTCGGCGCTCGTGCGCGACGTCACGGACGCCACGTTCGGTGAGGTGCTCGAGCTCTCGCGCACCGTCCCGGTGGTGGTGGATCTGTGGGCCGACTGGTGCGGGCCGTGCAAGCAGCTGAGCCCCATTCTCGAGAAGGTCGTCACCGAGCTCGGCGGGCGAATCGTCCTCGCCAAGGTCGACGTCGATGCGAACCCGCAGCTCGCACAGGGATTCCGTGCGCAGTCGATTCCGATGGTCGTCGCCCTCCTGGCCGGACAGCCCGTGCCGCTGTTCCAGGGAGCCGTGCCCGAACAGCAGGTGCGCGAGGTGTTCGCGCAGCTCCTGCAGGCTGCGGCGCAGAACGGTGTGACGGGCACGATCACGCCGGAGGATGCGCCGGACGACGACGTCGCCGAAAGCGAGCCCGCACTGCCGCCGGCCCACGCCGAGGCATACGCCGCGATCGAGGCCGGCGACTACGAGCGCGCCGCGCGAGCGTATGAGGCGGCGATCACCGAGAACCCCGGCGACGCCGACGCGAAAGCCGGTCTGGCGCAGGTGCAGCTGCTCCTGCGGGTGCAGGGCGCAGACCTGCAGCAGGCGCGCGCGGCGGCCGCCGATGCGCCCACCGACGTGGACGCGCAGCTGCTCGTGGCCGATCTCGATGTCGCCGGCGGTCATGTCGACGACGCGTTCGCCCGGCTTCTCGAGCTGTTCTCCAAGCTCGCCGGAGACGACCGTGCACCCGTGCGTGCGCGCCTGGTCGAGCTGTTCCAGGTCGTCGGCGACGCCGACCCCCGGGTGATCCGCGCACGTGCGCGGCTTGCCTCCTTGCTGTTCTGA
- a CDS encoding lytic transglycosylase domain-containing protein: MTAGSDLTPARRDVVNVAAPARRPSAPAQRWSRRRGVLAVFATLAAFGFVIAYAGPTGVALSQAAAEETQPITLYSSTLGDVQTLVTADAGDDEIPTFERGNYEVYVTPTPTPTPEPVVASESSSSSTGGGWAPPFVTPDPGSAQAIAYEMVTARGWGDGEFSCLVALWNKESGWRVNAYNASSGAYGIPQSLPGSKMASAGADWETNPATQISWGLGYIGGRYGTPCGAWGHSQSVGWY, from the coding sequence GTGACTGCCGGAAGCGACCTTACCCCCGCGCGTCGCGACGTCGTGAACGTCGCCGCGCCGGCACGCCGCCCGTCGGCACCGGCGCAACGGTGGTCCCGGCGTCGCGGGGTCCTCGCTGTGTTCGCCACGCTGGCCGCGTTCGGCTTCGTCATCGCGTACGCCGGCCCGACGGGCGTCGCTCTGAGCCAGGCGGCCGCCGAGGAGACGCAGCCCATCACGCTGTACTCGAGCACGTTGGGAGACGTGCAGACCCTCGTCACCGCCGACGCCGGCGACGACGAGATCCCGACCTTCGAGCGCGGCAACTACGAGGTCTATGTCACGCCGACTCCGACGCCGACTCCGGAACCCGTCGTCGCGAGCGAGTCGTCGTCATCGTCGACCGGGGGAGGATGGGCGCCGCCGTTCGTCACACCCGATCCCGGGTCCGCACAGGCCATCGCGTACGAGATGGTGACCGCTCGGGGATGGGGCGACGGCGAGTTCTCCTGCCTCGTGGCGCTGTGGAACAAGGAGTCGGGCTGGCGCGTCAACGCCTACAACGCGTCCAGCGGGGCCTACGGCATCCCGCAGTCGCTGCCGGGTAGCAAGATGGCCAGTGCCGGGGCCGACTGGGAGACGAATCCGGCCACCCAGATCTCGTGGGGCCTGGGATACATCGGCGGACGCTACGGGACCCCGTGCGGGGCGTGGGGGCACTCGCAGTCCGTCGGCTGGTACTGA
- the frr gene encoding ribosome recycling factor, whose amino-acid sequence MIADVLADAGARMDRAVEAAKEDFATVRTGRANPQLFQKILVDYYGSPTPLAQLASLANPEARSLVVTPYDKSALKAIEQAIRETPNLGANPTNDGNIVRVTMPELTEERRKEYVKIVRGKGEDAKVHVRGIRRKMKDDLDALKSDVGEDELVRAEKELDALTRSHVDEIDDALKRKEAELLEV is encoded by the coding sequence GTGATCGCTGACGTATTGGCGGATGCCGGAGCGCGCATGGACCGCGCCGTCGAGGCGGCGAAGGAAGACTTCGCGACGGTGCGCACGGGGCGCGCCAACCCGCAGTTGTTCCAGAAGATCCTCGTCGACTACTACGGCAGCCCGACGCCGCTCGCGCAGCTCGCGTCGCTCGCCAACCCCGAGGCTCGCTCGCTCGTGGTCACCCCCTACGACAAGTCCGCCCTCAAGGCGATCGAGCAGGCGATCCGCGAGACCCCGAACCTCGGTGCGAATCCCACCAACGACGGAAACATCGTGCGCGTGACCATGCCCGAGCTGACGGAGGAGCGTCGCAAGGAGTACGTCAAGATCGTCCGTGGCAAGGGGGAGGACGCCAAGGTGCACGTGCGCGGCATCCGTCGCAAGATGAAGGACGACCTCGACGCCCTCAAGAGCGATGTCGGTGAAGACGAGCTCGTCCGTGCCGAGAAGGAACTCGACGCCCTCACGCGCTCGCACGTCGACGAGATCGACGACGCTCTGAAGCGCAAAGAGGCGGAGCTGCTCGAGGTCTGA
- the pyrH gene encoding UMP kinase: MIDEATGRRRVLLKLSGEAFGGGALGVNPDVVSQIAREIAEAVDRVEIAVVVGGGNFFRGAELSQRGMDRGRADYMGMLGTVMNALALQDFLEQAGAATRVQSAISMTQVAEPYIPRRAERHMEKGRVVIFGAGAGLPYFSTDTVAAQRALEIGASEVLVAKNGVDGVYTADPRTDASATRIDRITYLDALQRGLKVVDSTAFSLCMDNRMDMRVFGMEPAGNVTRALLGESIGTLVTA; encoded by the coding sequence GTGATCGATGAAGCGACCGGACGCCGGCGCGTTCTGCTGAAGCTGTCGGGCGAGGCTTTCGGCGGCGGGGCGCTCGGGGTCAACCCCGACGTCGTGTCGCAGATCGCCCGTGAGATCGCCGAGGCGGTGGACCGGGTGGAGATCGCCGTCGTCGTCGGCGGGGGGAACTTCTTCCGCGGAGCCGAGTTGAGTCAGCGCGGCATGGATCGCGGCCGCGCCGACTACATGGGGATGCTCGGCACGGTGATGAACGCTCTGGCGCTCCAGGATTTCCTCGAGCAGGCCGGAGCCGCCACGCGCGTGCAGTCGGCGATCTCGATGACGCAGGTCGCCGAGCCCTACATCCCGCGGCGCGCCGAGCGGCACATGGAGAAGGGCCGGGTTGTCATCTTCGGTGCCGGCGCCGGCCTGCCGTACTTCTCCACCGACACCGTCGCCGCTCAGCGTGCGCTCGAGATCGGCGCATCCGAGGTGCTCGTGGCCAAGAACGGTGTGGACGGGGTGTACACGGCAGACCCTCGCACCGACGCGTCCGCGACCCGCATCGACCGCATCACGTACTTGGATGCGCTGCAGCGCGGTCTGAAGGTCGTCGACTCGACGGCGTTCAGCCTCTGCATGGACAACCGCATGGACATGCGGGTGTTCGGAATGGAGCCGGCGGGGAACGTGACGCGGGCGCTGCTGGGCGAATCGATCGGCACGCTGGTCACGGCGTGA
- a CDS encoding DUF3060 domain-containing protein: protein MPMDLPMPGARFRGAAAAVTILAIASLTGCVTETVVRLPEEPTGSAGTSASSASPFVSPAERNPENLADQTVECSEAPLEIAERADPRVDVVGSCPTVTVSGNDLIIDVSSADVGDLIIRADRVSVVAAALPSLSIAGYDVVVEADEITAATVSGDRNTVRSETGIDSVAVTGHDNTVAAASGIGEIDDAGERNTIG from the coding sequence ATGCCGATGGACCTTCCCATGCCCGGTGCCCGATTCCGGGGCGCCGCGGCCGCCGTCACGATCCTTGCGATCGCGTCGCTCACGGGGTGCGTGACCGAGACCGTCGTGCGCCTCCCCGAGGAGCCCACCGGATCGGCGGGGACCTCCGCGTCCTCTGCGTCGCCCTTCGTGAGTCCCGCCGAGAGGAACCCGGAGAACCTCGCCGACCAGACCGTCGAATGCTCCGAGGCGCCTCTCGAGATCGCCGAGAGGGCGGATCCGCGCGTCGACGTCGTCGGAAGCTGTCCCACGGTGACGGTCAGCGGCAACGACCTCATCATCGACGTGAGCAGTGCCGACGTCGGCGACCTGATCATTCGCGCCGACCGCGTCTCGGTGGTGGCGGCAGCGCTGCCTTCGCTGTCGATCGCGGGCTACGACGTCGTGGTCGAGGCCGACGAGATCACAGCCGCCACGGTGTCGGGGGACCGCAACACCGTCCGATCGGAGACGGGAATCGACTCGGTCGCCGTGACCGGCCACGACAACACCGTGGCAGCCGCGAGCGGCATCGGGGAGATCGACGACGCGGGAGAGCGCAACACCATCGGCTGA
- the rpsB gene encoding 30S ribosomal protein S2, giving the protein MAVVTIRQLLDSGVHFGHQTRRWNPKVKRFILTERSGIHIIDLQQSLSYIDKAYEFVKETVAHGGTVLFVGTKKQAQEIIAEQATRVGQPYVNQRWLGGLLTNFTTVSKRLARMKELEELDYDDPAASGFTKKELLLKKRELDKLHKSLGGIRNLQKTPSAIWVVDAKREHLAVDEATKLGIPIIGILDTNADPDEFQYPIPGNDDAIRSVSLLTRIIADAAAEGLIQRHQPADEVEEAAEPLAEWERELLESGAPAQSSADTEKVADEAEATVEASEIVAEEQAAEGEKATESEADAAGAAAADAK; this is encoded by the coding sequence ATGGCCGTCGTCACCATTCGCCAGCTGCTCGACAGCGGCGTTCACTTCGGACACCAGACCCGCCGGTGGAACCCGAAGGTCAAGCGCTTCATCCTCACCGAGCGCAGCGGCATCCACATCATCGACCTGCAGCAGTCGCTGTCGTACATCGACAAGGCGTACGAGTTCGTCAAGGAGACCGTCGCCCACGGCGGAACGGTCCTCTTCGTCGGCACCAAGAAGCAGGCGCAGGAGATCATCGCCGAGCAGGCGACCCGCGTCGGCCAGCCTTACGTCAACCAGCGCTGGCTCGGTGGTCTGCTGACGAACTTCACCACCGTCAGCAAGCGCCTCGCCCGCATGAAGGAGCTCGAGGAGCTCGACTACGACGACCCGGCTGCGAGCGGCTTCACGAAGAAGGAGCTGCTGCTGAAGAAGCGCGAGCTCGACAAGCTGCACAAGTCGCTCGGTGGTATCCGCAACCTCCAGAAGACGCCGTCGGCCATCTGGGTCGTCGACGCCAAGCGTGAGCACCTCGCCGTCGACGAGGCCACCAAGCTGGGCATCCCGATCATCGGCATCCTGGACACCAATGCCGATCCGGACGAGTTCCAGTACCCGATCCCCGGCAACGACGACGCGATCCGCTCGGTGAGCCTGCTGACGCGCATCATCGCCGACGCCGCCGCCGAGGGCCTGATCCAGCGCCACCAGCCCGCGGACGAGGTCGAGGAGGCCGCTGAGCCCCTCGCCGAGTGGGAGCGTGAACTGCTCGAGTCGGGTGCTCCCGCGCAGTCGTCGGCAGACACCGAGAAGGTGGCCGATGAGGCCGAGGCCACGGTCGAGGCGAGCGAGATCGTCGCCGAGGAGCAGGCCGCCGAGGGCGAGAAGGCCACCGAGTCGGAGGCGGATGCCGCCGGCGCAGCCGCCGCGGACGCGAAGTAA
- a CDS encoding alpha/beta hydrolase yields MEIRGPLMLPARREEIELETLDGLTLVGELALPADREPRATLVTLHPLPTAGGFMDSHVFRKAAARLPALADLAVLRFNTRGTSSPRGISEGEFDGGRAEAFDVAAAMDFVRERGLPHPWLIGWSFGTELTLKYGRDHAAEGFILLSPPLHRATPEEVAAWAQEERPLIILVPELDDFLRPDEAAQRFAAVPQANLIAVDGAKHLWVGESQTRRVLTEIVAAVNPDALPLPTEWSGEIPGTA; encoded by the coding sequence ATGGAGATTCGCGGCCCCCTCATGCTTCCCGCTCGCCGGGAAGAGATCGAGCTCGAGACGCTCGACGGGCTCACCCTCGTCGGCGAGCTCGCGCTGCCCGCTGATCGTGAGCCGCGCGCGACGTTGGTGACCCTCCACCCCCTGCCGACCGCAGGCGGATTCATGGACTCGCACGTCTTCCGCAAAGCGGCCGCGCGCCTTCCCGCGCTGGCCGATCTCGCGGTCCTGCGGTTCAACACCCGCGGCACGTCATCGCCGCGCGGCATCAGCGAGGGGGAGTTCGACGGTGGGCGCGCGGAGGCCTTCGACGTCGCCGCGGCCATGGACTTCGTCCGCGAGCGCGGGCTCCCGCATCCGTGGCTGATCGGGTGGTCCTTCGGTACGGAGCTGACCCTCAAGTACGGACGCGACCACGCCGCCGAGGGGTTCATTCTGCTCTCGCCCCCGCTGCATCGTGCGACACCGGAGGAGGTCGCCGCGTGGGCTCAGGAAGAACGCCCGCTCATCATCCTCGTGCCCGAGCTCGACGACTTTCTGCGCCCGGACGAAGCCGCACAGCGGTTCGCCGCCGTGCCGCAGGCGAACCTCATCGCGGTCGACGGCGCCAAGCACCTGTGGGTGGGGGAATCGCAGACGCGACGGGTGCTCACCGAGATCGTCGCCGCGGTGAACCCCGACGCGCTGCCTCTCCCCACCGAATGGTCGGGGGAGATCCCCGGCACGGCGTGA
- a CDS encoding phosphatidate cytidylyltransferase: MTDAPDAPSGDDDVPPLTRRDAGARQDPGSDAQDPSQAFQEHMRAMRTGVESQMAHARAEFDQANERIKERTGRDLIVAILIGIAIGGVLLLSLVLLKWIFILFALVATLFGILEISRALTVAGRRIDVAPQVGVGVVLVLSGLFADLWFHWVVTFVAVVVIAVWRLIAQMVAVEQRSPSDVLADVLTGGFVQLYVPFFASLSLVLLRQDGGEWWIITFILIAVVADTGAYISGLTFGRHPMAPRISPKKTWEGFAGAAVAALVAGVLASMFLLGLPWWTGLVFGAAILATATAGDLGESMIKRDMGIKDMSSWLPGHGGVLDRLDSILPSVTVALALSYLFTPLVVTP; this comes from the coding sequence ATGACCGACGCGCCCGACGCTCCGTCCGGAGACGACGACGTCCCACCCCTGACCCGGCGGGACGCTGGAGCGCGCCAGGATCCCGGATCCGACGCGCAGGACCCCTCGCAGGCTTTCCAGGAGCACATGCGGGCGATGCGCACCGGTGTCGAGTCGCAGATGGCCCACGCGCGGGCGGAATTCGACCAGGCGAACGAGCGGATCAAGGAGCGGACCGGTCGTGACCTCATCGTCGCCATTCTGATCGGCATCGCGATCGGGGGTGTGCTGCTGCTCTCGCTCGTGCTGCTGAAGTGGATCTTCATCCTCTTCGCGCTCGTCGCGACCCTCTTCGGGATCCTCGAGATCAGTCGCGCGCTCACGGTCGCCGGCCGCCGTATCGATGTCGCACCGCAGGTGGGCGTCGGCGTCGTCCTCGTGCTGTCGGGCCTGTTCGCCGACCTGTGGTTCCACTGGGTCGTCACGTTCGTGGCCGTCGTCGTGATCGCCGTCTGGCGACTGATCGCCCAGATGGTGGCCGTGGAGCAGCGCTCACCGTCGGACGTGCTCGCCGATGTGCTGACGGGCGGCTTCGTTCAGCTGTACGTACCCTTCTTCGCGAGTCTCTCGCTCGTGCTGCTGCGTCAGGACGGCGGCGAGTGGTGGATCATCACGTTCATCCTGATCGCCGTCGTGGCCGACACCGGCGCCTACATCAGCGGACTCACCTTCGGGCGTCATCCGATGGCGCCCCGGATCAGCCCGAAGAAGACGTGGGAGGGCTTCGCCGGAGCTGCCGTGGCGGCCCTCGTCGCGGGTGTGCTCGCGTCGATGTTCCTGCTCGGGCTGCCGTGGTGGACCGGCCTCGTCTTCGGAGCCGCGATCCTGGCGACGGCCACGGCCGGTGACCTCGGTGAGTCCATGATCAAGCGCGATATGGGCATCAAGGACATGAGTTCGTGGCTGCCCGGTCACGGCGGTGTGCTCGATCGCCTGGACTCGATCCTCCCGTCGGTCACCGTGGCCCTCGCACTGTCCTATCTGTTCACTCCGCTGGTGGTGACCCCATGA
- the tsf gene encoding translation elongation factor Ts, with amino-acid sequence MANFTIADIKALREQLGTGMVDTKKALEEADGDVDKATEILRLKGAKGNAKRADRSTSEGLVAAHEQDGAVTLIELACETDFVAKNERFGALAEKVLAAAASSRADSAEAALAADASGQTVEQLISDEAAIIGEKVELRRVRTLTGDAFEVYLHKTSKDLPPQVGVVLAYTGDDAETARSLAQHISFANPSYLSRDEVPEADVEKEREIVTEISRNEGKPEAALPKIVEGRVNAFFKQVALLDQDYAKDNKQSVAKVAADAGLTLTGFARFKVGA; translated from the coding sequence ATGGCAAACTTCACGATCGCCGACATCAAGGCGCTGCGCGAGCAGCTCGGCACGGGCATGGTCGACACCAAGAAGGCGCTCGAGGAGGCTGACGGCGACGTCGACAAGGCCACCGAGATCCTGCGTCTGAAGGGTGCGAAGGGCAACGCCAAGCGCGCCGACCGCTCCACGAGCGAAGGACTCGTCGCCGCTCACGAGCAGGACGGCGCGGTCACCCTGATCGAACTCGCCTGCGAGACCGACTTCGTCGCCAAGAACGAACGCTTCGGCGCGCTGGCCGAGAAGGTCCTCGCCGCCGCCGCCTCCTCCCGCGCCGACTCCGCGGAGGCTGCACTCGCGGCCGACGCGTCGGGCCAGACGGTCGAGCAGCTGATCTCGGACGAGGCCGCCATCATCGGCGAGAAGGTCGAACTGCGCCGCGTTCGCACCCTGACCGGCGACGCGTTCGAGGTCTACCTGCACAAGACCAGCAAGGACCTTCCGCCGCAGGTCGGTGTCGTCCTCGCCTACACCGGCGATGACGCCGAGACCGCGCGCAGCCTTGCGCAGCACATCTCGTTCGCCAACCCGTCTTATCTCAGTCGGGACGAGGTTCCCGAGGCCGACGTCGAGAAGGAGCGCGAGATCGTCACCGAGATCTCCCGCAACGAGGGGAAGCCCGAGGCGGCCCTTCCGAAGATCGTCGAAGGTCGTGTGAACGCGTTCTTCAAGCAGGTCGCGCTGCTCGACCAGGACTACGCCAAGGACAACAAGCAGTCGGTGGCCAAGGTCGCCGCCGACGCCGGTCTCACCCTCACCGGCTTCGCCCGGTTCAAGGTCGGAGCCTGA